The following are from one region of the Aequoribacter fuscus genome:
- a CDS encoding winged helix-turn-helix transcriptional regulator, with amino-acid sequence MKQTPLGEMRCSAARALNEVGPWWSLLLVRCCLQGLSRFNEFQVALGIGKNTLSIRLKELIHDGVLTKVHASDGSKFHEYQLTEKGVELAPVILALSTWGDKWLPHELGPSVRLHDNRSGKTVGVGFVDDEGEAVSPEFIQWTPGEGVIASLSQGGR; translated from the coding sequence ATGAAACAAACCCCACTGGGTGAAATGCGCTGTTCCGCTGCCAGGGCACTGAATGAGGTGGGCCCCTGGTGGTCATTGTTACTGGTGCGCTGTTGTCTTCAGGGATTGTCCCGCTTCAATGAATTCCAGGTTGCCTTGGGTATTGGCAAGAATACACTTTCGATTCGATTGAAGGAGCTTATTCACGACGGTGTGCTGACTAAAGTACACGCGAGCGACGGATCCAAGTTCCACGAGTATCAATTGACCGAGAAAGGTGTAGAGCTTGCGCCCGTTATTTTGGCGTTGTCAACGTGGGGGGACAAGTGGCTTCCGCATGAGTTGGGCCCCTCTGTTCGGCTACACGACAATAGAAGCGGCAAGACTGTGGGTGTTGGCTTTGTCGACGACGAGGGTGAAGCCGTTTCACCCGAGTTTATTCAGTGGACTCCCGGGGAAGGCGTTATCGCCTCCTTGTCTCAGGGTGGGCGTTAG